From Aricia agestis chromosome 11, ilAriAges1.1, whole genome shotgun sequence, a single genomic window includes:
- the LOC121732039 gene encoding 28S rRNA (cytosine-C(5))-methyltransferase isoform X2 produces the protein MFNHSIKVPRHYKIAANIFKKVATEGGSVKTLLYDDKLRHFRTNVLFALITETIKHATQIDKILESSGMLEAETRFDPWLAKVLTAELLYGKKSLPGKSKPEQTILSYKDKFEKYISENGDDTETKVVSRPRYVRINTNLLTTSDAIRAFQDEGYKFIRCTSGSYDDYLQQIQNLTEYDFTQDYHVKTIFVFSSGTKFHEHELYYENKIILQDKATAMAVHLLAPPADSVILDMCAAPGMKTTQLAAYIRNQGKIYAVERNKERFDTLCDFVEKTGSKCVQTLHQDALELKRGDYDDVEYILLDPSCSGSGMQFSVHNYVEDTRMARLTSLQEKFLKHTMNAFPKAKRIVYSTCSLYPEENERVVTNVVKTSRARWRVQDVKELLKGQWNNFGSGMYGTMGARCLYAKPETDFTTGFFLAVLDRDQSDIDRNQGSKVNDNVEAKNSTKEFNKAGHDDSKEAANNQIEEPQKEKKNKKKKEKSDDVSETNLGMNIEEGESEVNNDITKESKKKKKNKSITKEENGILESVCSDESNDIKRKKKKKDKNEITKTNGFVNTPDSDISDVPKKKKKKNKEPVLLEESQDSQVHESTEVPKKKKKKRKNNDESVATEDTEFIETTENYDLNEVPKKKKKKDKSEKPDNIATNEDDNLNVSVKKKKAPSIGE, from the exons ATGTTCAATCATTCGATAAAAGTTCCACGACATTATAAAATAGCAGCAAACATATTCAAAAAAGTCGCAACGGAAGGTGGAAGCGTAAAAACATTGCTATACGACGATAAACTTCGACACTTT AGAACCAATGTGCTTTTCGCACTAATTACTGAAACTATCAAACATGCTACCCAAATAGACAAAATATTAGAGAGTTCTGGAATGCTAGAAGCTGAAACTCGGTTTGATCCGTGGTTGGCTAAAGTTCTCACTGCTGAGCTTTTGTATGGCAAAAAGTCACTACCGGGAAAGAGCAAACCAGAACAGACTATACTATCTTATAAAGATAAATTCGAAAAGTATATTAGTGAAAATGGCGATGACACGGAGACTAAAg TTGTTAGCCGACCACGCTATGTGCGTATAAACACTAACTTGCTGACAACATCTGATGCCATTAGAGCATTCCAAGATGAAGGCTATAAATTCATCCGCTGTACCTCTGGCTCCTACGATGATTACCTGCAACAGATACAGAATCTCACAGAATATGATTTTACACAAGACTACCATGTCAAAACAATATTTGTTTTCTCTTCcggcacaaaatttcatgaacatGAACTGTACTatgagaataaaattattttacaagaTAAG GCAACAGCTATGGCTGTCCACCTGCTGGCTCCACCGGCTGACAGTGTGATTCTCGACATGTGTGCCGCGCCAGGTATGAAGACTACACAGCTTGCAGCTTACATCAGAAATCAA GGGAAAATATATGCAGTTGAAAGGAATAAGGAAAGATTTGACACACTTTGTGATTTTGTTGAGAAAACAGGATCGAAATGTGTTCAAACACTTCATCAAGATGCTTTGGAACTAAAACGTGGCGATTACGACGACGTGGAGTATATCCTTCTTGACCCCAGTTGTTCGGGATCTG GTATGCAGTTCAGTGTTCACAATTACGTCGAAGATACAAGAATGGCTCGACTTACTTCACTCCAGGAGAAATTTTTAAAGCACACCATGAATGCATTTCCAAAGGCAAAGAGGATAGTATACAGCACCTGTTCTCTTTATCCCGAGGAGAATGAAAGAGTTGTTACAAACGTTGTAAAGACATCTAGGGCCAGATGGAGAGTCCAAGATGTTAAAGAGTTACTCAAAGGGCAATGGAATAATTTTGGCTCGGGAATGTATGGAACCATGGGTGCGAGATGCCTTTACGCGAAGCCTGAAACAGACTTCACGACTGGATTCTTTTTAGCTGTGCTTGATAGAGATCAGAGCGATATAGACAGAAATCAAGGAAGCAAAGTGAATGATAATGTAGAAGCCAAAAATAGTACAAAAGAATTTAATAAAGCGGGACATGATGATTCAAAGGAGGCAGCAAATAATCAAATAGAAGAACCacagaaagaaaagaaaaataagaaaaagaaagaaaaaagtgATGATGTATCAGAAACAAATTTAGGTATGAATATCGAAGAAGGGGAGAGTGAAGTAAATAATGATATCACAAAAGAatcaaagaagaagaagaagaataaaaGTATTACTAAAGAAGAAAATGGTATTCTTGAATCAGTCTGCTCAGATGAGTCTAACGACATAAAacgaaagaaaaagaaaaaagataaGAATGAGATCACTAAAACCAATGGTTTTGTTAATACACCAGATAGTGATATAAGTGACGTGccaaagaagaaaaagaaaaaaaataaagagcCAGTACTCTTAGAGGAAAGCCAAGACAGTCAAGTTCATGAGTCAACTGAAGTgccaaaaaagaaaaagaagaaaagaaaaaataacgATGAATCTGTAGCAACAGAAGACACAGAATTTATAGAAACAACCGAAAATTACGACTTGAATGAAGTGcctaaaaagaaaaagaaaaaagataaaTCAGAAAAACCTGATAATATTGCTACAAATGAAGATGATAATTTAAATGTATCAGTAAAGAAAAAG aaAGCGCCATCGATCGGGGAGTAG
- the LOC121732039 gene encoding 28S rRNA (cytosine-C(5))-methyltransferase isoform X1, translating to MFNHSIKVPRHYKIAANIFKKVATEGGSVKTLLYDDKLRHFRTNVLFALITETIKHATQIDKILESSGMLEAETRFDPWLAKVLTAELLYGKKSLPGKSKPEQTILSYKDKFEKYISENGDDTETKVVSRPRYVRINTNLLTTSDAIRAFQDEGYKFIRCTSGSYDDYLQQIQNLTEYDFTQDYHVKTIFVFSSGTKFHEHELYYENKIILQDKATAMAVHLLAPPADSVILDMCAAPGMKTTQLAAYIRNQGKIYAVERNKERFDTLCDFVEKTGSKCVQTLHQDALELKRGDYDDVEYILLDPSCSGSGMQFSVHNYVEDTRMARLTSLQEKFLKHTMNAFPKAKRIVYSTCSLYPEENERVVTNVVKTSRARWRVQDVKELLKGQWNNFGSGMYGTMGARCLYAKPETDFTTGFFLAVLDRDQSDIDRNQGSKVNDNVEAKNSTKEFNKAGHDDSKEAANNQIEEPQKEKKNKKKKEKSDDVSETNLGMNIEEGESEVNNDITKESKKKKKNKSITKEENGILESVCSDESNDIKRKKKKKDKNEITKTNGFVNTPDSDISDVPKKKKKKNKEPVLLEESQDSQVHESTEVPKKKKKKRKNNDESVATEDTEFIETTENYDLNEVPKKKKKKDKSEKPDNIATNEDDNLNVSVKKKVKNKTFVELHFDHVVGVNDLPKNIQLRRKHVN from the exons ATGTTCAATCATTCGATAAAAGTTCCACGACATTATAAAATAGCAGCAAACATATTCAAAAAAGTCGCAACGGAAGGTGGAAGCGTAAAAACATTGCTATACGACGATAAACTTCGACACTTT AGAACCAATGTGCTTTTCGCACTAATTACTGAAACTATCAAACATGCTACCCAAATAGACAAAATATTAGAGAGTTCTGGAATGCTAGAAGCTGAAACTCGGTTTGATCCGTGGTTGGCTAAAGTTCTCACTGCTGAGCTTTTGTATGGCAAAAAGTCACTACCGGGAAAGAGCAAACCAGAACAGACTATACTATCTTATAAAGATAAATTCGAAAAGTATATTAGTGAAAATGGCGATGACACGGAGACTAAAg TTGTTAGCCGACCACGCTATGTGCGTATAAACACTAACTTGCTGACAACATCTGATGCCATTAGAGCATTCCAAGATGAAGGCTATAAATTCATCCGCTGTACCTCTGGCTCCTACGATGATTACCTGCAACAGATACAGAATCTCACAGAATATGATTTTACACAAGACTACCATGTCAAAACAATATTTGTTTTCTCTTCcggcacaaaatttcatgaacatGAACTGTACTatgagaataaaattattttacaagaTAAG GCAACAGCTATGGCTGTCCACCTGCTGGCTCCACCGGCTGACAGTGTGATTCTCGACATGTGTGCCGCGCCAGGTATGAAGACTACACAGCTTGCAGCTTACATCAGAAATCAA GGGAAAATATATGCAGTTGAAAGGAATAAGGAAAGATTTGACACACTTTGTGATTTTGTTGAGAAAACAGGATCGAAATGTGTTCAAACACTTCATCAAGATGCTTTGGAACTAAAACGTGGCGATTACGACGACGTGGAGTATATCCTTCTTGACCCCAGTTGTTCGGGATCTG GTATGCAGTTCAGTGTTCACAATTACGTCGAAGATACAAGAATGGCTCGACTTACTTCACTCCAGGAGAAATTTTTAAAGCACACCATGAATGCATTTCCAAAGGCAAAGAGGATAGTATACAGCACCTGTTCTCTTTATCCCGAGGAGAATGAAAGAGTTGTTACAAACGTTGTAAAGACATCTAGGGCCAGATGGAGAGTCCAAGATGTTAAAGAGTTACTCAAAGGGCAATGGAATAATTTTGGCTCGGGAATGTATGGAACCATGGGTGCGAGATGCCTTTACGCGAAGCCTGAAACAGACTTCACGACTGGATTCTTTTTAGCTGTGCTTGATAGAGATCAGAGCGATATAGACAGAAATCAAGGAAGCAAAGTGAATGATAATGTAGAAGCCAAAAATAGTACAAAAGAATTTAATAAAGCGGGACATGATGATTCAAAGGAGGCAGCAAATAATCAAATAGAAGAACCacagaaagaaaagaaaaataagaaaaagaaagaaaaaagtgATGATGTATCAGAAACAAATTTAGGTATGAATATCGAAGAAGGGGAGAGTGAAGTAAATAATGATATCACAAAAGAatcaaagaagaagaagaagaataaaaGTATTACTAAAGAAGAAAATGGTATTCTTGAATCAGTCTGCTCAGATGAGTCTAACGACATAAAacgaaagaaaaagaaaaaagataaGAATGAGATCACTAAAACCAATGGTTTTGTTAATACACCAGATAGTGATATAAGTGACGTGccaaagaagaaaaagaaaaaaaataaagagcCAGTACTCTTAGAGGAAAGCCAAGACAGTCAAGTTCATGAGTCAACTGAAGTgccaaaaaagaaaaagaagaaaagaaaaaataacgATGAATCTGTAGCAACAGAAGACACAGAATTTATAGAAACAACCGAAAATTACGACTTGAATGAAGTGcctaaaaagaaaaagaaaaaagataaaTCAGAAAAACCTGATAATATTGCTACAAATGAAGATGATAATTTAAATGTATCAGTAAAGAAAAAGGTAAAGAATAAGACCTTTGTAGAACTACACTTTGATCATGTTGTGGGTGTCAATGATTTGCCTAAAAACATTCAGCTGAGACGCAAACAcgttaattaa